A single window of Pseudarthrobacter psychrotolerans DNA harbors:
- a CDS encoding methyltransferase domain-containing protein, producing the protein MTDPNTPPARGGASVLRTNSPIGRQSFDRLINDLATNQPRTVLDHGCGWGGMLLDILEAMPNTSGTGIDIKESYIEQARMAAKQRGLADRVVFQAESSADYAASADLVLNVGSYQAFGTISEALSRLRSSTTPSGRLVFGAEFWSVVPTDNQLAHMWPGTTVDDALLLPDLVEKVAGAGWRVLDLRTSTSQEWEEFECGHLRNREQWLVTHPEHEAATEIRDELDKARMMWLRGHRDVMGFVTFILAKDG; encoded by the coding sequence ATGACTGATCCCAACACGCCACCCGCCCGTGGCGGAGCGTCCGTTCTCAGAACCAATTCGCCGATCGGACGGCAGTCCTTCGACCGCTTGATCAACGATCTGGCAACTAATCAACCACGAACGGTCTTGGACCATGGGTGCGGATGGGGTGGAATGCTCCTGGACATCCTCGAGGCGATGCCGAATACCAGCGGCACGGGCATTGACATCAAGGAGTCCTACATTGAGCAGGCCCGGATGGCAGCCAAGCAACGGGGGCTTGCTGACCGGGTCGTATTCCAGGCGGAATCGTCTGCGGATTACGCGGCGAGCGCTGACCTCGTGCTCAACGTAGGTTCGTACCAGGCTTTTGGGACGATCAGCGAAGCCCTGTCCCGTCTTCGCAGCTCGACCACGCCTTCCGGACGTCTGGTTTTTGGTGCCGAGTTCTGGTCTGTTGTCCCAACCGATAATCAGTTGGCTCACATGTGGCCAGGGACAACGGTTGATGATGCTTTACTCCTTCCCGACCTTGTCGAGAAGGTCGCCGGCGCCGGGTGGCGTGTTCTGGATCTGCGGACCTCAACCAGTCAGGAATGGGAAGAATTTGAGTGCGGCCATCTCCGAAATCGGGAGCAGTGGCTTGTGACTCACCCCGAGCACGAGGCGGCGACAGAAATCCGGGACGAGTTGGATAAGGCAAGAATGATGTGGTTGCGCGGTCACCGGGACGTCATGGGATTCGTCACCTTCATTCTCGCCAAGGACGGGTGA